The following are from one region of the Marinomonas sp. CT5 genome:
- a CDS encoding LysR family transcriptional regulator, which translates to MNIKQVKAFLAVAQSMSFASAATQLHLSQPALSLSIKSLEDNLGGKLLTRTTRHIALTPEGEALVPIARRLLAQWENAEDEMKQRFALQLGKITIAAMPSFAASLLPKAIRNYHESYPNIQVAIDDVLSDVVVEMVRNNQVELGISFEPSNLVDLSFHPLYEDRFIAILPQGHPLESLDAISWQALLQYDFITLQRPSSVRTMIENTLSKAGIELNVAFDAHQLATVGRMVSEGMGVAVVPALCRQQAIEQGAICRPVMEPEIIRRVGVICQPRSNLSIAAAAMLDVLINTYA; encoded by the coding sequence ATGAATATTAAACAGGTAAAAGCTTTCCTCGCCGTTGCTCAGTCCATGAGCTTTGCCAGCGCGGCAACACAACTTCACTTATCCCAACCGGCATTAAGTCTATCGATCAAAAGTTTAGAGGATAATTTAGGAGGGAAGTTACTCACTCGAACCACACGCCATATTGCCTTAACACCGGAAGGCGAAGCGCTTGTTCCCATTGCCAGACGATTATTAGCTCAATGGGAAAACGCAGAAGACGAAATGAAGCAGCGCTTCGCCCTACAACTCGGCAAAATCACCATTGCAGCCATGCCCTCTTTTGCCGCGTCTTTACTGCCAAAAGCCATACGTAATTACCACGAATCTTACCCAAATATTCAGGTCGCCATCGACGATGTGCTCTCCGACGTGGTAGTAGAAATGGTGCGTAACAATCAAGTGGAACTGGGGATTTCCTTCGAACCAAGCAACCTTGTGGATTTATCTTTTCACCCACTTTATGAAGACAGATTCATTGCTATTCTGCCGCAAGGCCACCCACTGGAATCACTAGACGCCATTAGTTGGCAGGCACTTTTGCAATACGATTTTATTACCTTACAACGCCCTTCCAGTGTTCGAACTATGATTGAAAACACTCTCAGCAAGGCTGGAATCGAGCTCAATGTCGCCTTTGATGCCCATCAACTGGCTACAGTAGGACGCATGGTCAGCGAAGGTATGGGGGTTGCGGTTGTTCCTGCACTTTGTCGACAACAAGCCATCGAACAAGGCGCGATTTGCCGCCCAGTTATGGAACCTGAAATAATCCGGCGAGTGGGCGTAATCTGCCAACCTAGGTCCAATCTTTCCATTGCTGCGGCCGCCATGTTGGATGTGTTAATCAATACGTATGCTTAA
- the fdhA gene encoding formaldehyde dehydrogenase, glutathione-independent: protein MSNHANRGVIYQGNGTVKVDTIPFPELSLGKRRCDHGVILKVVTTNICGSDQHMVRGRTTAPSGLVLGHEITGEVIECGRDVEFIKVGDLVSVPFNIACGRCRNCKEGKTGICLNVNPARPGAAYGYVDMGGWVGGQADYVMVPYADFNLLKFPDKDQALEKIQSLTLLSDILPTGYHGCVTAGVGPGSTVYIAGAGPVGLAAAASAHLLGAACVIVGDMVEDRLNQARSFGCETIDLKQEGDIQDKIEAILGDREVDAFVDCVGFEAHACGCNHHQESPAVVLNSAMQMTRAGGQIGIPGLYVTEDPGAIDSAAQQGSLSMRFGLGWAKSHSLHTGQCPVMKYHRQLMQAILFDKIDIAKAVNVQMISLDQAPQGYADFDGGAAKKFVIDPHKMVS, encoded by the coding sequence ATGAGCAACCATGCAAACCGCGGTGTTATATATCAAGGTAATGGCACTGTAAAAGTTGACACGATTCCCTTTCCAGAACTTTCTCTTGGCAAGCGCCGATGTGATCATGGCGTTATCCTTAAAGTTGTTACTACCAACATCTGTGGTAGCGATCAGCACATGGTACGTGGTAGAACAACGGCACCAAGCGGCTTGGTTTTAGGCCATGAAATTACAGGCGAAGTTATCGAGTGCGGCCGCGACGTTGAATTCATCAAAGTTGGTGATTTAGTGTCTGTGCCTTTTAACATTGCTTGTGGTCGCTGTCGCAACTGTAAAGAAGGTAAAACAGGTATTTGTTTGAATGTTAACCCTGCCCGTCCAGGCGCAGCATACGGCTACGTTGACATGGGCGGTTGGGTCGGCGGACAAGCCGACTACGTAATGGTTCCATACGCTGACTTCAACCTATTGAAATTCCCTGACAAGGATCAAGCGCTAGAAAAAATTCAAAGTCTAACCTTGCTGTCTGACATTCTTCCTACGGGTTACCATGGCTGTGTTACAGCAGGCGTTGGTCCAGGCTCCACCGTTTACATCGCTGGCGCAGGCCCTGTTGGTCTGGCTGCAGCAGCATCAGCTCACCTACTTGGTGCGGCTTGTGTCATTGTCGGTGATATGGTGGAAGATCGTCTTAATCAAGCTCGGTCTTTCGGTTGTGAAACCATCGATCTAAAACAAGAAGGTGATATTCAAGATAAAATCGAAGCTATTCTTGGAGACCGTGAAGTTGATGCTTTTGTGGATTGTGTGGGCTTTGAGGCACATGCTTGTGGCTGTAACCACCATCAGGAATCTCCTGCAGTAGTATTAAACTCAGCGATGCAAATGACACGCGCGGGCGGACAAATCGGTATTCCTGGCTTGTACGTTACAGAGGATCCAGGCGCCATTGACAGTGCCGCTCAACAAGGTAGCTTGAGTATGCGCTTTGGTTTAGGTTGGGCAAAATCGCATTCACTTCATACTGGTCAATGCCCTGTCATGAAATACCACAGACAATTAATGCAAGCGATCTTGTTCGATAAGATCGATATTGCGAAAGCGGTTAACGTGCAAATGATTTCGCTAGACCAAGCGCCACAAGGTTATGCCGACTTTGACGGCGGTGCTGCGAAGAAATTTGTTATCGATCCTCATAAAATGGTCAGCTAA
- a CDS encoding CoA transferase subunit A, translating into MAGFDKVVASYEDAMMGLEDNMTVLAGGFGLCGIPENLIAEIKRKGTKDLTVVSNNCGVDGFGLGILLEDKQVRKMVSSYVGENALFEKQLLNGELEVELTPQGTLAEKMRAGGAGIPAFYTATGVGTPVAEGKETKEFHGREYLLEEAIVGDFAIVKGWKADRYGNVIYRHTAQNFNPLAATAGKITVVEVEEIVEVGELDPAQIHTPGIYVDRVVLGTFEKRIEKRTLKPTE; encoded by the coding sequence ATGGCCGGTTTTGACAAAGTCGTTGCTTCATACGAAGACGCCATGATGGGGCTAGAAGATAATATGACGGTGCTCGCAGGCGGTTTTGGTTTGTGTGGTATTCCAGAGAACCTAATTGCTGAGATCAAACGCAAAGGTACAAAAGACTTAACGGTTGTCTCCAATAACTGTGGAGTGGATGGTTTTGGTTTGGGAATCTTGTTGGAAGATAAGCAAGTTCGCAAAATGGTGTCGTCTTATGTGGGCGAAAATGCTTTATTTGAAAAACAGCTGTTGAATGGCGAATTAGAAGTAGAACTTACTCCACAAGGCACGCTAGCGGAAAAAATGCGCGCTGGCGGCGCGGGTATTCCGGCTTTTTACACCGCTACTGGTGTGGGAACGCCAGTGGCTGAAGGTAAAGAAACCAAAGAGTTTCATGGCCGTGAGTACCTTTTAGAAGAAGCCATTGTTGGCGATTTTGCCATAGTAAAAGGCTGGAAGGCCGATCGTTATGGCAATGTAATTTATCGTCATACCGCCCAGAATTTTAATCCCTTAGCCGCGACCGCAGGCAAAATTACCGTTGTAGAAGTAGAAGAAATCGTTGAGGTTGGTGAGCTTGATCCGGCGCAGATTCACACGCCCGGTATTTATGTGGACCGCGTGGTGCTAGGCACTTTTGAAAAGCGCATCGAAAAACGCACCCTTAAGCCAACAGAATAA
- a CDS encoding saccharopine dehydrogenase family protein, whose translation MKKNVLIIGGGGVARVVAHKCAQHNDTLGNIAIASRSVSKCDDIVSSVLDKGSMKVEGRIQAFALDALDVPATVKLIQETESQIVINVGSAFINMSVLEACMETGAAYLDTAIHEDPAKICETPPWYANYEWKRRDACKEKGITAILGVGFDPGVVNAYAALAYNEYFDSVSDIDIIDINAGSHGKYFATNFDPEINFREFTGRVYSWQNRAWQENKMFEISRTDDLPVVGKQTAYMTGHDEVHSISQNLDVPNVRFWMGFGEHYINVFTVLKSLGLLSEQPVKTAEGLEVVPLKVVKAVLPDPSSLAPEYTGKTCIGDVVKGLKDGKEKEVFIYNVADHKDAYNEVGSQGISYTAGVPPVAAAILVANGTWDAKEMRNVEQLDPKPFLGLLNEMGLPTRIKDEDGDRPFTL comes from the coding sequence ATGAAAAAAAATGTACTCATTATTGGTGGCGGAGGCGTGGCACGTGTAGTGGCACATAAATGCGCCCAACACAATGACACACTGGGCAATATCGCAATTGCTTCACGCAGCGTTTCGAAATGCGACGATATTGTATCCAGTGTCCTCGACAAAGGCAGCATGAAGGTAGAGGGCCGCATTCAAGCATTCGCTCTTGACGCTCTTGACGTGCCAGCAACGGTTAAATTGATTCAAGAAACCGAATCTCAAATCGTGATTAACGTAGGTTCTGCTTTTATTAATATGTCTGTGCTTGAAGCATGTATGGAGACTGGTGCCGCCTATCTAGACACCGCGATCCATGAAGACCCAGCAAAAATCTGCGAAACCCCACCATGGTATGCAAACTACGAGTGGAAGCGTCGCGACGCTTGTAAAGAAAAAGGCATTACGGCCATTCTAGGTGTGGGCTTTGATCCTGGTGTAGTTAACGCCTACGCAGCACTGGCTTACAACGAATACTTTGACAGCGTAAGTGATATCGACATCATTGATATCAATGCGGGTAGCCATGGCAAATATTTTGCGACCAATTTTGACCCAGAGATTAACTTCCGTGAATTTACCGGACGTGTTTACTCTTGGCAGAATCGCGCATGGCAAGAAAACAAAATGTTTGAAATTAGCCGTACAGACGATTTACCCGTTGTCGGCAAGCAAACAGCTTACATGACAGGCCACGATGAAGTGCACTCCATTTCACAAAACCTAGATGTGCCAAACGTACGCTTTTGGATGGGCTTTGGTGAACATTACATCAATGTCTTCACGGTACTGAAAAGCCTAGGACTTCTGTCTGAACAACCTGTTAAAACAGCGGAAGGATTAGAAGTAGTGCCACTTAAAGTGGTTAAAGCCGTATTACCTGATCCATCCTCTCTTGCTCCAGAATACACAGGCAAGACCTGTATCGGTGATGTGGTCAAAGGCTTGAAAGACGGCAAAGAAAAAGAAGTGTTTATCTACAACGTTGCAGACCATAAAGATGCTTATAACGAAGTGGGTAGCCAAGGTATTTCTTACACGGCTGGCGTTCCACCTGTTGCCGCTGCCATCCTAGTCGCTAATGGCACTTGGGATGCAAAAGAAATGCGTAACGTTGAGCAACTTGATCCAAAACCTTTCTTGGGCTTGCTAAACGAAATGGGCTTACCGACACGTATTAAAGACGAAGACGGCGACCGTCCTTTTACTCTTTAA
- a CDS encoding LysR family transcriptional regulator, translating to MHFRKLDLNLLVALDALIRHQNVSLAAEELHLSQSAMSSSLSRLRRYFNDDLLVQVGRSMILSPLAEQLEQPIRDILVKIDASLMLKPGFDPTKSDREFRICVSDYMLHTLIPHVIEMTQEQGCTVKLNFLPQVSDPKKELDRGGADLLILPEIFCSDFHFSEHLLTDEFACVVWDQSDLAKGDMTMDVFTSAGHICMQPPNSNPSFETHSYDLQGVYRRVEVRTFSFSCIPSLIIGSNLIATLQKRLIDKAIAQGLPLKLFPSPVSLPLLNESMQWHKYQNVDLGIIWLRKLMLEAVTRLAK from the coding sequence ATGCATTTTCGAAAATTAGACCTGAACTTATTAGTGGCCTTAGATGCGTTGATTCGTCATCAGAATGTGAGCCTAGCGGCTGAAGAGTTACATCTTAGTCAATCGGCAATGAGTAGTTCTTTATCTCGTTTACGTCGCTATTTTAATGATGATCTGTTGGTTCAAGTTGGTCGATCAATGATATTGAGTCCGCTTGCAGAGCAACTGGAGCAGCCTATACGGGATATTTTGGTGAAAATAGATGCGTCTCTAATGCTTAAGCCAGGTTTTGATCCCACTAAATCAGATCGTGAATTTCGTATTTGTGTATCAGATTATATGTTGCACACGCTTATTCCTCATGTGATTGAGATGACACAAGAGCAAGGCTGTACAGTAAAATTAAACTTTCTACCTCAGGTCAGTGATCCTAAGAAAGAGTTGGATAGAGGCGGAGCCGACCTATTGATTCTTCCAGAAATTTTTTGCTCTGATTTTCACTTCAGTGAACATTTACTGACTGATGAGTTTGCATGTGTTGTTTGGGACCAAAGCGATTTAGCGAAAGGTGATATGACGATGGACGTTTTTACCTCGGCGGGTCATATATGCATGCAACCACCTAATTCGAACCCGTCTTTCGAAACCCACTCCTATGATTTGCAGGGCGTGTACCGTCGTGTTGAGGTTCGTACTTTTAGTTTTTCTTGTATTCCTAGTTTAATTATTGGCAGTAATTTAATCGCGACATTGCAGAAACGCTTGATTGATAAAGCTATTGCACAAGGCTTGCCTCTGAAACTCTTCCCTTCACCGGTTTCATTGCCCTTGCTTAATGAGAGTATGCAATGGCATAAGTACCAAAATGTAGACTTAGGGATTATTTGGTTGAGAAAACTGATGCTTGAAGCTGTTACTAGGTTGGCAAAGTAA
- a CDS encoding short-chain fatty acid transporter, with protein MNTLEQRQTGLQKVSQFFVTLLQRFLPDPFIFAIVLTFVVFLLVMPSTGQGPMEVVNAWAGSFWNLLSFSMQMAMVVVTGHAMASAPAFKRKLAMLAGVASTPGQAIILVTVISAMACWVNWGFGLVVGAIFAKEIAARVKGVDYRLLIASAYSGFLFWHGGLSGSIPLSIAGGANIEKVTNGAVTAAIPTSETIFSTMNLVILAVMFITIPLLNCLMHPTPQDTVTIDAELLKEQTSETLNKTDMTPAERLENSRVLSTLLGIMGFAFVIYYFVTNGFALNLNIVNFTFLFAAVLLHGTPKSLLSAVSQGARNCSGILLQFPFYAGIMGMMTATGDSGASLAGLISQAFVSISNETTFPLLTFLSAGIVNFFVPSGGGQWAVQAPIMMPAGAALGVDAAKTAMAIAWGDAWTNMIQPFWALPALAIAGLGAKDVMGYCLMALIGSGVIISLGFLIF; from the coding sequence ATGAATACGCTTGAACAAAGACAAACTGGCTTACAAAAAGTCAGCCAATTTTTTGTCACCTTACTACAGCGCTTCCTTCCAGACCCTTTCATCTTCGCGATTGTCTTAACATTTGTTGTATTTTTATTGGTCATGCCGAGTACTGGGCAGGGGCCAATGGAGGTAGTAAATGCTTGGGCTGGCAGTTTTTGGAACTTACTGAGTTTCTCTATGCAGATGGCCATGGTAGTGGTAACCGGACATGCCATGGCAAGTGCCCCCGCGTTTAAGCGCAAATTGGCCATGCTGGCGGGCGTCGCTTCCACTCCTGGGCAGGCGATTATTTTGGTCACTGTGATCAGTGCCATGGCCTGCTGGGTGAACTGGGGATTTGGTTTGGTGGTGGGAGCGATTTTCGCCAAAGAAATTGCCGCCCGTGTTAAGGGCGTAGATTATCGCTTATTGATCGCTTCTGCTTACAGTGGTTTTTTGTTTTGGCATGGCGGTTTGTCGGGATCTATTCCTCTTTCAATCGCTGGTGGAGCGAATATAGAAAAAGTCACTAATGGCGCGGTAACCGCTGCCATTCCGACATCTGAGACTATTTTTTCTACGATGAACTTAGTCATCTTAGCGGTGATGTTTATCACGATTCCATTGTTGAATTGTTTGATGCATCCTACACCGCAGGACACGGTTACCATTGATGCTGAGTTGCTGAAAGAACAAACGTCTGAGACGCTAAATAAAACAGATATGACGCCAGCAGAGCGCCTAGAAAATAGCCGAGTTTTATCGACATTGCTGGGGATCATGGGCTTCGCTTTTGTGATCTATTATTTTGTGACGAATGGCTTTGCGCTAAACCTAAATATTGTCAATTTTACTTTTTTGTTTGCTGCGGTTTTATTACATGGAACGCCAAAAAGCTTGTTAAGTGCAGTCTCTCAAGGCGCACGTAATTGTTCTGGTATTCTACTGCAATTCCCATTCTACGCAGGGATTATGGGGATGATGACCGCAACAGGTGATTCAGGTGCCTCATTAGCCGGTCTGATTTCGCAAGCGTTTGTTTCTATTTCGAATGAGACGACGTTTCCGCTACTTACTTTTTTGAGTGCTGGCATCGTCAATTTCTTTGTCCCTTCGGGAGGTGGCCAATGGGCAGTACAAGCGCCCATTATGATGCCTGCTGGCGCGGCATTGGGTGTGGATGCGGCTAAAACGGCAATGGCGATTGCTTGGGGCGATGCTTGGACCAACATGATTCAGCCATTTTGGGCGTTACCCGCGCTGGCTATTGCAGGGCTAGGCGCGAAAGATGTGATGGGTTATTGCTTAATGGCTTTGATTGGATCTGGGGTCATTATTTCTTTAGGTTTCTTGATTTTCTGA
- a CDS encoding CoA transferase subunit B, whose product MSLTREQMAQRVAQELQDGFYVNLGIGIPTLVANYVPKHMEVMLQSENGLLGMGEFPTEETIDADMINAGKQTVTTVKGASTFSSAESFAMIRGGHVDLTVLGAFEVDVNGNIASWMIPNKLVKGMGGAMDLVAGAENIIVTMTHASKNGESKLLSHCSLPLTGKACIKKVLTDLAWLEIEAGAFILKERAPGVSVEEIIEKTQGKLIVPDHVPEMVFA is encoded by the coding sequence ATGTCACTTACTAGAGAACAAATGGCACAACGCGTTGCTCAAGAATTACAAGACGGCTTTTACGTGAACCTAGGTATTGGTATTCCTACTTTAGTGGCTAACTATGTACCAAAACACATGGAGGTTATGCTGCAATCAGAGAACGGCTTGCTTGGTATGGGAGAGTTTCCAACAGAAGAGACGATTGATGCGGACATGATTAACGCAGGCAAACAGACTGTGACCACAGTGAAAGGTGCGTCTACTTTTTCTTCGGCTGAATCCTTTGCCATGATCCGTGGCGGCCATGTGGATCTAACCGTTTTGGGCGCCTTTGAAGTGGATGTAAATGGCAATATTGCCTCTTGGATGATCCCTAATAAGTTGGTTAAGGGCATGGGCGGTGCGATGGATTTGGTGGCAGGGGCAGAAAATATAATAGTCACCATGACACACGCTTCTAAAAATGGCGAATCAAAACTTCTTTCTCATTGTTCCTTGCCACTTACTGGCAAAGCTTGTATCAAAAAAGTACTCACGGATTTAGCTTGGCTTGAAATCGAAGCGGGTGCATTTATCTTGAAAGAAAGAGCACCAGGGGTGTCCGTTGAAGAAATTATTGAAAAAACACAAGGTAAATTGATCGTGCCTGATCATGTACCGGAAATGGTTTTTGCCTAA
- a CDS encoding acetyl-CoA C-acetyltransferase — MKAVIVAAARTPIGAFNGALSSLSAVQIGTQLLSGMLVKQPILKEQIDEVILGQVLTAGCGQNPARQTAIHAGLPKHVSALTINKVCGSGLKAVQLAAQAVLNGDAKMVVAGGQESMSQAAHVLPNSRSGKKMGNWALLDSMVTDGLWDVFNDYHMGQTAENIANRWEISRQEQDAFAANSQQKAAKAQTSGRFVEEILPVSIPQRKGDPVMVEADEQIRPDTTADSLAKLRPAFAKEGSVTAGNASTLNDGAAMVIVTSEEEAQRLGLPILAVIEAASGAGVDPEIMGTGPIAATQKVLKKAHWQVTDLDLVEANEAFSVQALCVNKELGLDASKVNVNGGAVALGHPIGASGCRILVTLLHEMQRQDAKKGLATLCIGGGMGVAMLVSR, encoded by the coding sequence ATGAAAGCGGTCATCGTTGCAGCAGCAAGAACGCCAATTGGTGCGTTTAATGGCGCGTTATCTTCATTGAGTGCCGTGCAAATAGGCACTCAGTTGTTGTCTGGCATGTTAGTTAAGCAGCCAATTTTGAAAGAACAGATTGATGAAGTGATTTTGGGCCAAGTGCTGACGGCTGGCTGCGGGCAGAATCCAGCGCGTCAAACGGCCATTCATGCAGGGTTGCCAAAACACGTTTCAGCTCTGACGATTAACAAAGTCTGTGGGTCTGGTTTAAAAGCTGTACAGCTCGCCGCACAAGCGGTATTGAATGGTGATGCCAAGATGGTTGTGGCAGGTGGACAAGAAAGTATGAGCCAAGCGGCGCATGTTTTACCAAACAGTCGTTCAGGCAAAAAAATGGGCAATTGGGCGTTGTTGGATTCCATGGTAACCGATGGTTTATGGGATGTTTTTAACGATTATCACATGGGGCAAACCGCCGAAAATATTGCCAATCGCTGGGAGATTAGTCGTCAAGAACAAGATGCTTTTGCTGCCAACTCCCAGCAAAAAGCCGCCAAAGCGCAAACATCAGGGCGATTTGTGGAGGAAATTCTGCCTGTCTCAATACCGCAACGCAAAGGCGACCCTGTCATGGTTGAGGCGGATGAACAAATTCGTCCCGATACAACCGCCGATTCTCTCGCCAAATTGCGTCCAGCCTTTGCCAAAGAAGGCTCGGTGACGGCGGGTAATGCTTCCACCTTGAACGATGGGGCGGCCATGGTGATAGTGACATCTGAGGAAGAAGCGCAGCGCTTGGGCTTGCCAATTCTTGCTGTCATTGAAGCGGCCAGCGGTGCGGGTGTTGATCCAGAAATAATGGGAACCGGTCCAATTGCGGCGACCCAAAAGGTGCTCAAAAAAGCCCATTGGCAAGTAACAGATTTGGACTTAGTAGAAGCAAACGAAGCGTTTTCTGTTCAGGCATTGTGCGTGAATAAAGAGCTTGGTTTAGATGCCTCTAAGGTCAATGTGAATGGTGGCGCTGTGGCATTGGGTCATCCTATTGGCGCATCAGGATGCCGAATTCTGGTTACCTTGCTCCATGAAATGCAACGCCAAGATGCCAAAAAAGGCCTAGCCACTTTATGTATCGGTGGCGGTATGGGTGTTGCTATGTTGGTTTCTCGATAG